A genomic segment from Corylus avellana chromosome ca5, CavTom2PMs-1.0 encodes:
- the LOC132182387 gene encoding F-box/kelch-repeat protein At3g06240-like: MSDGLPCEVTIDIISRLPVKSLMRFRCVSKAWCSLISTPHFISTHLNRSLSNSQHPPCLFLSHYDNKPNYSGIIHTLLLYLDQEIEQKGDFFRYPSDRIEFRGIHQRIEYVLHLVGSSNGLLCLANRVFNNENELCVLWNPSIQKAISLPEPNIGFHDSLNHSVGFGYEPMTDDYKLVRLVYLRGTDHIAFNNVPPLVEIYTLRTGIWRSITAPGPPYMMKMSSSSVFVSGAVHWPAHTLRGQGAFRNVIMSFNMKDEAFGEMAMPESLQGITSLNVAVAVVDGLLALVPCNEFGNKASQAVWVMKEYGVTESWTKLFDIDIGGFRRVIGTKSGEVLVNKAARLFSFGPSSGGYLELPICGLHDIYLDTYVESLVLLNVAD; encoded by the coding sequence ATGTCAGACGGTCTCCCATGCGAGGTTACCATCGACATCATCTCACGACTGCCAGTGAAGTCCCTCATGAGATTCAGGTGCGTTTCGAAGGCATGGTGCTCTCTAATCTCCACCCCCCACTTCATCTCTACCCACCTTAATCGCTCTCTTTCCAACTCCCAACATCCACCCTGCCTTTTCCTCAGCCATTACGACAACAAACCCAACTATTCCGGCATCATTCACACCCTCCTGCTGTATCTCGATCAAGAAATAGAACAGAAAGGGGATTTCTTTAGATACCCATCAGATCGCATAGAATTTCGTGGTATACACCAGAGAATTGAGTATGTTTTGCATTTAGTTGGTTCATCTAACGGCCTACTTTGTCTTGCCAATAGGGTTTTCAATAACGAAAATGAGTTATGTGTTCTCTGGAACCCTTCTATTCAAAAAGCCATATCCCTTCCAGAGCCTAATATTGGATTTCACGATTCGTTAAACCATTCTGTTGGCTTTGGGTATGAGCCCATGACCGATGATTACAAATTGGTGAGGCTTGTGTATCTCCGAGGCACTGATCATATTGCTTTCAACAATGTTCCACCTCTGGTTGAGATTTATACGCTTCGAACCGGCATATGGCGCTCTATTACGGCCCCTGGTCCTCCCTACATGATGAAGATGTCGTCCTCATCAGTTTTTGTGAGTGGAGCAGTCCACTGGCCTGCACACACTCTACGGGGCCAGGGCGCCTTTCGCAATGTGATCATGTCCTTTAATATGAAGGATGAGGCCTTTGGTGAAATGGCTATGCCTGAGAGTTTACAAGGTATCACCAGCTTGAACGTTGCTGTGGCGGTAGTTGATGGGTTGCTTGCGCTTGTACCTTGTAATGAATTTGGCAACAAGGCGTCTCAAGCCGTGTGGGTGATGAAAGAGTATGGAGTTACTGAATCTTGGACAAAGTTATTTGATATTGACATTGGGGGATTTCGCAGGGTGATAGGCACAAAGAGTGGTGAAGTTCTAGTTAACAAGGCTGCAAGGTTGTTTTCTTTTGGACCTAGTAGCGGAGGATATCTGGAACTTCCCATTTGTGGCCTACATGATATTTATTTGGATACTTATGTGGAGAGCCTTGTTCTACTGAATGTAGCGGACTGA
- the LOC132181898 gene encoding F-box/kelch-repeat protein At3g06240-like, producing MTDGYRLVRLVYLPDTYFRCYETVPSLVEIYTLQTGIWRSITAPGSPYIIRDWSSSVFVNGVLHWLAHTWDQAPFRNVIVSFNMKDEAFGELSMPKSLQGLENLNVTVALVDGLLALVPCNKLGNEASEAVWVMKEYGVAESWSKLFDICIGGFNRVIGFTNSCEALVHTSGRLFSFRPCSPSGYLDLPIGVPADFYLDTYVESLVLLNVKDRVPGRHGNSSGGSQRTKKTRCLMLVPHSTFYNH from the coding sequence ATGACCGATGGTTACAGATTGGTGAGGCTCGTGTATCTCCCAGACACTTATTTTCGTTGTTACGAAACTGTTCCATCTCTCGTTGAGATTTATACACTTCAAACCGGCATATGGCGCTCTATTACGGCCCCTGGTTCTCCCTACATCATAAGAGATTGGTCCTCGTCGGTTTTTGTGAATGGCGTACTCCATTGGCTTGCACACACATGGGACCAGGCCCCCTTTCGCAATGTGATTGTGTCGTTTAATATGAAGGATGAGGCCTTTGGTGAACTGAGTATGCCTAAGAGCTTACAAGGGCTGGAAAATTTAAACGTTACTGTGGCACTAGTTGATGGGTTGCTTGCGCTTGTCCCTTGTAACAAACTTGGTAACGAGGCGTCTGAGGCCGTGTGGGTGATGAAAGAGTATGGAGTAGCGGAATCTTGGAGTAAGCTGTTTGATATTTGCATTGGGGGATTTAACAGGGTGATAGGCTTTACAAATAGTTGCGAAGCTCTAGTGCACACGAGTGGAAGGTTGTTTTCTTTCCGACCTTGTAGTCCCAGCGGATATTTGGATCTTCCCATTGGTGTCCCAGCAGATTTTTATTTAGATACTTATGTGGAGAGCCTTGTTCTACTCAATGTAAAAGACCGAGTTCCGGGGCGACATGGGAATTCGTCTGGTGGTAGTCAGCGCACAAAGAAAACCAGGTGCTTGATGCTAGTTCCACATTCTACTTTTTACAATCACTGA